The window GTGGTGGCGGGCATTCTGGGTTTGTCCAAGGTTGCGGTAGTGACGGGGGAAAGCGTCTCCATGATTTCTGAGGCCGTGAGTTCGCGCCGTCCCGTGCTGGCGGTTATACCCCCGGGTTGGAAGGTGAGCGGCAGGAGGGGTTACACAAACTCCAAGTCCCCGCAAGGGGTGTATCATGGGGGGAGAGTGGGTAAATTCTTAGAAAGTATGGACGAAGGGGGTTTTCTCTCACTTGTGGGAGAAGAGGAGTTGCGCAGTTCACTGGAGAGGATTTGGCATGCTCCGCGTGCGGGCAAGGTTTTAGATGACCGCATTGTTGTTGAAGAAGCCCTTCAACGCGTGCTTGCCTGATATCTGATGAATATTCTTCAAGTGGTTCCCAGAATGGAAGTAGGGGGTGTGGAAACCGGAACTTTGGATCTGGCTCGCTCCCTGGTGAAGCGAGGCCACAAGGCCGTGGTCGTTTCTGCAGGTGGGCGGCTGGTTCCGGAGCTGGAGCGCGCTTCGGCAGTCCACTACACTCTTCCTGTGCACCGCAAGAATTTGCCCGGCGTTTGGCTTATGGCCGGACGGCTGGCCGAGATTATCCGCAAGGAATCCATTGATGTGGTGCACGCGCGTTCCCGCATTCCCGCCCTGAGCGCGTATCTGGCCTGCCGGCGCTGCATGATCCCTTTGGTGACCACGGCTCACGGTTACTACTCCACGCACTTGGTCAGCCGGATCATGGGACAGGGCAAGCGCGTGATCGTTATTAGCGAGGCCGTGGGCCAGCACATGATGGATCAGTTTGGGGTGCCCCTGAGAAAGATCCGGTTAGTTCACCGCGGGGTCAATCTGGAACAGTTTCCGTATGCTCCTTCAAGGCCGGAGGAACGTAAAGAGGAGGGCCCTTTGGTGGGTGTGATCGGGCGGCTCACACCGATAAAGGGGCATGAGACCTTTCTCAAGGCCTTTGCCCGCGTCGCTCGTGTTTTACCTCGAGCGCGTGCGGTGATCGTGGGAAGTCCGGAGCGCGGAAAGGAGAATTACGCCGAGCAGATCAAGCTTCTCATCCGCCAGCTGGGTTTAACCCGCCAGGTTGAGTTGCGTCCCTCCACCGATCGCATTGGATCGGTGTACAGCGAACTGGATTTGTTGGTTTTGCCTTCGACCGGGCCCGAGGCATTTGGCCGGGTTCTCATTGAGGCCTCTGCCGCGGGGGTCCCGGTGCTTGCCAGCCGTATCGGGGGTATTGTGGATGCGGTGGAAGACGGCGTGACCGGTGTGCTTACCCCTCCGGGCAATCCCCAGATCCTGGCCGACAGTATCGTCAAATTGCTCCGGGACCCCGGGAGGATGGAGCGCCTGCGTGTTTCCGCGCGGCGCCGTGTGGAAAAGAAATTTTCCTTGGACCGGATGGTGGATAAGACCTTGGCGGTTTATGAGGAAGTGCTTGCCGAATCCCGGGTGCTTATCATCAAATACAGTGCTTTGGGGGATATCGTTTTGGGAGTTCCCAGCCTGCGCGCAATCCGCAAGGCTTGGCCTGAAGCGCATATTACTCTCCTGACAAGCAAGGAGATTGCCCCGATGATGGCGAGTTCTCCATACGTCAATGAAGTCATGGTCCTGGACCGCAGCGGAACTCACCGGGGCGTGCGCGGGATATGGCGCATGGGCCGGATTTTGCGGGGTGAGGGTTTTGATATTTCCATTGATCTGCAAAATAACCGCTCCAGCCATGCGTTGAGTTTCTTAAGCGGCGCCATTCGCCGGTACGGATATGAGAACGGAAAATGGAGTTTTCTGCTGAATTACACTGTTCCGCTGCCCAAGGAGCCTCTCCCCCCGATTCAACATCAAGCGCGGGTCTTGGGCAGGGCGAAGATCAATGTGACGGATGAGAGTCTGGAGTTGTGGGCAAAGCCCGAAGACCGGGAACGAATCGAAGTTTTGCTCAAACAGGCTTGGCTCAGAGACAATCAAGTCCTGGTTGCTTTGCATCCGGGGAGCGGAAGTTGGCCAACTAAGCGTTGGGATCTGGAACATTTTGCCGAGCTCTGTGACGAACTGGGCAAGAGATCCGTGCGCTGCGTTTTGGTCGGCACCAAAAAGGAGGGGAAG of the Candidatus Omnitrophota bacterium genome contains:
- a CDS encoding mitochondrial fission ELM1 family protein yields the protein VVAGILGLSKVAVVTGESVSMISEAVSSRRPVLAVIPPGWKVSGRRGYTNSKSPQGVYHGGRVGKFLESMDEGGFLSLVGEEELRSSLERIWHAPRAGKVLDDRIVVEEALQRVLA
- the waaF gene encoding lipopolysaccharide heptosyltransferase II; this translates as MNILQVVPRMEVGGVETGTLDLARSLVKRGHKAVVVSAGGRLVPELERASAVHYTLPVHRKNLPGVWLMAGRLAEIIRKESIDVVHARSRIPALSAYLACRRCMIPLVTTAHGYYSTHLVSRIMGQGKRVIVISEAVGQHMMDQFGVPLRKIRLVHRGVNLEQFPYAPSRPEERKEEGPLVGVIGRLTPIKGHETFLKAFARVARVLPRARAVIVGSPERGKENYAEQIKLLIRQLGLTRQVELRPSTDRIGSVYSELDLLVLPSTGPEAFGRVLIEASAAGVPVLASRIGGIVDAVEDGVTGVLTPPGNPQILADSIVKLLRDPGRMERLRVSARRRVEKKFSLDRMVDKTLAVYEEVLAESRVLIIKYSALGDIVLGVPSLRAIRKAWPEAHITLLTSKEIAPMMASSPYVNEVMVLDRSGTHRGVRGIWRMGRILRGEGFDISIDLQNNRSSHALSFLSGAIRRYGYENGKWSFLLNYTVPLPKEPLPPIQHQARVLGRAKINVTDESLELWAKPEDRERIEVLLKQAWLRDNQVLVALHPGSGSWPTKRWDLEHFAELCDELGKRSVRCVLVGTKKEGKLGAKIAQVSGSKPIELAGKTSLGELVALFRRCSALVCGDSAPLHVAAAVGLPTVALFGPTEAERHIPPAPCLQVIQKEVPCGPCYRTRCSHITCMKSISPREVLDALNGFLEKSDSVHGDRAEAGIDPVGSSGDDFEGRSYPLTRP